The Methylobacterium sp. PvR107 genome contains a region encoding:
- a CDS encoding O-acetylhomoserine aminocarboxypropyltransferase: protein MTDRLPGFNTLAIHAGAAPDAATGARATPIYQTTSFVFDDVDHAASLFGLQAFGNIYTRITNPTNAVLEERIAALEGGTAALAVASGHAAEFLTMHALMQPGDEFVASNKLYGGSINQFNHSYKNFGWSVAWAENDDPASFEAAITPRTKAIFCESIANPGGVITDIAALSQIAKRHNIPLVVDNTMATPYLIRPFEHGADIVVHSATKFLGGHGNSIGGLIVDGGSFQWAGDARYPMMSQPRPEYSGMVLAETFGNFGFAIACRVLGLRDLGPALSPFNAFLILTGIETLPLRMQRHSDNALTVAKHLSTHPAVSWVSYPGLESDRYHQLARRYTPNGAGAVFTFGLKGGYEAGVRLVSNLQLFSHLANIGDTRSLIIHPASTTHRQLTDAQKTAAGAGPDVVRLSIGLEDPADLIEDLDGALGG from the coding sequence ATGACCGACCGCCTGCCCGGCTTCAACACGCTGGCGATCCATGCGGGCGCCGCACCCGATGCCGCCACGGGCGCGCGGGCGACGCCGATCTACCAGACCACGAGTTTCGTGTTCGACGACGTCGATCACGCCGCCTCGCTGTTCGGGCTCCAAGCTTTCGGCAACATTTACACGCGGATCACCAATCCGACGAACGCCGTGCTGGAGGAGCGCATCGCGGCGCTCGAAGGCGGGACGGCCGCCCTGGCGGTCGCCTCCGGGCACGCCGCCGAGTTCCTGACCATGCACGCCCTGATGCAGCCGGGCGACGAGTTCGTCGCTTCGAACAAGCTCTACGGCGGCTCGATCAACCAGTTCAATCACTCGTACAAGAACTTCGGCTGGTCGGTGGCCTGGGCCGAGAACGACGATCCGGCCTCCTTCGAGGCGGCGATCACCCCGCGCACGAAAGCGATCTTCTGCGAATCGATCGCGAATCCCGGCGGCGTCATCACCGACATTGCGGCACTGTCGCAGATCGCCAAGAGGCACAACATCCCGCTCGTCGTCGACAACACCATGGCGACGCCGTACCTGATCCGGCCCTTCGAACACGGTGCCGATATCGTCGTGCATTCAGCGACGAAGTTCCTCGGCGGCCACGGCAACTCGATCGGCGGCCTGATCGTCGACGGCGGCTCGTTCCAGTGGGCGGGCGATGCGCGCTACCCGATGATGAGCCAGCCGCGGCCGGAATATTCCGGCATGGTGCTGGCCGAGACCTTCGGCAATTTCGGATTCGCGATCGCCTGCCGGGTCCTGGGCCTGCGCGATCTCGGACCGGCGCTGTCGCCGTTCAACGCCTTCCTGATCCTGACCGGGATCGAGACGCTTCCGCTGCGCATGCAGCGTCATTCCGACAACGCGCTGACGGTGGCGAAGCACCTGTCGACGCATCCGGCGGTTTCGTGGGTCAGCTATCCCGGGCTGGAGAGCGACCGCTACCACCAGCTGGCCCGGCGCTACACGCCGAACGGGGCAGGGGCGGTCTTCACCTTCGGGCTGAAGGGCGGCTATGAGGCCGGCGTCAGGCTCGTCTCGAATCTGCAGCTGTTCTCGCATCTCGCCAATATCGGCGACACCCGCTCGCTGATCATCCACCCGGCCTCAACCACCCACCGCCAGCTGACCGACGCGCAGAAAACCGCCGCGGGAGCCGGGCCGGACGTGGTCCGGCTGTCGATCGGCCTGGAGGATCCGGCGGACCTGATCGAGGATCTCGACGGCGCTTTGGGCGGCTGA
- a CDS encoding acyl-CoA dehydrogenase C-terminal domain-containing protein: protein MPQYRAPVEDTLFLLTDVLGFHARDNLAGFADASPDVVEAVLREGAKLAEEVLAPLNRTGDVEGCRREADGTVRTPTGFKAAYDTYAQGGWMGLSVPEAYGGQGLPHTLNTAIQEFASGANLAFGMYPGLTQGAMAALLVHGTEAQKALYLPKMVEGAWTGTMNLTEPHCGTDLGLLKTKAVPNGDGSYSLTGTKIFISAGEHDLAENIVHLVIARIEGAPAGTKGISLFVVPKFLVNADGSLGARNGVSCGSLEHKMGIHGNATCVMNYDGATGWLVGQENRGLNAMFVMMNEARLAVGVQGLGQSEVAYQNAAAYAKDRLQGRALTGAKAPEKAADPIIVHPDVRRTLMQIRAFNEAARALMLWTALQADILHRSEDAKERQAADDHLGLLTPVVKGVLTDRGFANAVEAQQLLGGHGYIEEWGMSQFVRDARIAMIYEGANGIQAMDLIGRKLPKDGGRAMMAFLGEVQTFLKDHGEDPAMAPFVKPLQAGVNDLQGAVMWLMQNAFAKPDNAGAGAADFMHLFGLVALGYMWARIAKAALAKQAEAPAPRWESKLAGGRFFMERMLPETSLRLTRIKTGAESTMALEADAF, encoded by the coding sequence ATGCCGCAGTATCGCGCACCGGTCGAAGACACGCTCTTCCTGCTTACGGACGTCCTGGGTTTCCATGCGCGCGACAACCTGGCCGGGTTCGCCGACGCCTCACCGGACGTCGTCGAGGCGGTCCTGCGCGAGGGTGCCAAGCTGGCGGAGGAGGTGCTGGCGCCGCTGAACCGGACGGGCGATGTCGAGGGCTGCCGCCGGGAGGCCGACGGCACCGTCCGGACGCCGACCGGCTTCAAGGCGGCCTACGATACCTACGCGCAGGGCGGCTGGATGGGCCTCTCGGTTCCCGAGGCCTATGGCGGTCAGGGATTGCCGCACACGCTCAACACCGCGATCCAGGAGTTCGCCTCCGGAGCCAATCTCGCCTTCGGGATGTATCCCGGCCTGACCCAGGGGGCGATGGCCGCGCTGCTTGTGCACGGCACGGAGGCGCAGAAGGCGCTCTACCTGCCCAAGATGGTCGAGGGTGCCTGGACCGGCACCATGAACCTCACCGAGCCGCATTGCGGTACGGATCTCGGTCTGCTGAAGACCAAGGCGGTGCCGAACGGCGACGGCTCCTACAGCCTCACCGGCACCAAGATCTTCATCTCGGCCGGGGAGCACGACCTGGCCGAGAACATCGTGCACTTGGTCATCGCCCGGATCGAAGGAGCGCCCGCCGGGACAAAGGGAATCTCGCTCTTCGTCGTGCCCAAGTTCTTGGTGAATGCGGACGGTTCGCTCGGCGCGCGCAACGGCGTGTCCTGCGGCTCCCTGGAGCACAAGATGGGCATCCACGGGAATGCCACCTGCGTCATGAACTACGACGGGGCGACCGGCTGGCTGGTCGGCCAGGAGAATCGCGGCCTCAACGCCATGTTCGTGATGATGAACGAGGCGCGGCTTGCCGTGGGTGTCCAGGGGCTTGGGCAATCCGAGGTCGCCTACCAGAACGCCGCTGCCTACGCGAAAGACCGCCTCCAGGGCCGGGCTTTGACCGGCGCCAAGGCCCCCGAGAAGGCCGCCGACCCGATCATCGTCCACCCGGACGTGCGCCGCACGCTGATGCAGATCCGCGCCTTCAACGAGGCAGCGCGCGCCCTGATGCTCTGGACCGCGCTCCAGGCCGACATCCTGCACCGCTCCGAGGATGCCAAGGAGCGGCAGGCGGCCGACGATCATCTCGGCCTGCTCACGCCGGTGGTGAAGGGTGTACTCACCGACCGGGGGTTCGCCAACGCGGTGGAGGCGCAGCAGCTCCTCGGCGGCCACGGCTATATCGAGGAATGGGGCATGTCGCAGTTCGTGCGCGATGCCCGCATCGCCATGATCTACGAAGGCGCCAACGGCATCCAGGCCATGGATCTGATCGGCCGCAAGCTGCCGAAGGACGGCGGCCGGGCGATGATGGCCTTCCTGGGCGAGGTCCAGACCTTCCTGAAAGATCACGGCGAGGACCCGGCCATGGCGCCGTTCGTCAAGCCACTCCAGGCGGGCGTGAATGACCTGCAGGGCGCCGTGATGTGGCTGATGCAGAACGCGTTTGCGAAGCCCGACAATGCCGGAGCGGGCGCCGCCGACTTCATGCACCTCTTCGGCCTTGTGGCCCTGGGTTACATGTGGGCGCGGATTGCCAAGGCGGCGCTGGCCAAGCAGGCCGAGGCGCCGGCCCCGCGCTGGGAATCCAAGCTTGCCGGCGGCCGGTTCTTCATGGAGCGGATGCTGCCGGAGACCAGCCTGCGCCTGACGCGGATCAAGACCGGAGCCGAGAGCACCATGGCGCTGGAGGCGGACGCATTCTGA
- a CDS encoding SEL1-like repeat protein — MTRNAMPQLDSFDPEVLDAARDVAARAGVPLETWIASVMPQGQAAPGGNRRHRRRHRAEQLAHTTSRPETATPPAEERRTARAEPAEGYGDGIDALMDRLDGLNRVLDEERRSAQEAESRRLAEIEARIERALKAAPVQEVTDRLGDIERRMSQLGEQVAATRQPGRRARPAAADLRNAIQDIRQRQRELSDEVVTAPAIEAASDGGVVASMRLDLARRLEARIEEVAAPSAALSELQDETARLREAINQLATSRDIGALEQAVVSLASGIERAQAGTDLTAIAVPIEQVRAQVERLAEEVAENVHSRVAEDVRRLAERLDTIAATGAADPDGPTLAGLFAELEEIRRLIGTLAGPERIQSLANSLQAVSAQIAQLQRVGAGQDLRPLLEEIRSDVKIAAPAALTEQIQALAGKVDLLCARDDWSEHAGDGTAARSGEMASIHAMLRSLAEKVDQVGIRSEHEGLDALEKQVVSLAGRLDAPRVSDPALASLEHTMGELLRQVTALREDAPSEAAVERAARSAVAQTLKGSAMGIDSGEIGLLRASLADMQARQVTSDQRLGATLNGVQSALERLIDRLGPVDASGVRAPSLDERLKSSTSPEAALAPLEARASVRQDGAETLRISDDLLEPGSGRPNRASRAGREAGPRRSVTERAADPIRAGATETAASETDIKTSFIAAARRAAQAAQAELAAEAPAERRGTRAQEIVLPAEGAEDGRFARLRAEIDRRRRPLLLGLAAIVLALGALQAITMRGTDEPRPAVASQAASVREEPAKAAVPDAGRDETKEAPKDTTAAKAPINDPTTTQALPTPPSAEARPPAPKAAVPQISGMNSLQADLGNLPPALAKLKGAALDGDGAAIFDLASREADGRGMPRDLAVAAKLYEKLATAGYAPAQYKLGGQYEKGSGLVRDLDKAKLWYGRAAEQGHARSMHNLAVLYAENPAANGKPDFASAASWFRQGAEFGVRDSQYNLGVLYARGLGLTQDLAQSYAWFAAAAAQGDEDAAKKRDDVANKLSPADLAKAKSLAAGFKPRKIDAAVNEPPAPKAGAGAPMSLLGAPAPNTVAFSAPARRT; from the coding sequence ATGACCCGCAACGCGATGCCGCAGCTCGACAGTTTCGATCCCGAGGTGCTGGACGCAGCCCGGGACGTCGCGGCGCGGGCGGGCGTTCCGCTGGAGACCTGGATCGCCTCGGTCATGCCGCAGGGGCAGGCGGCTCCGGGAGGCAATCGGCGTCACCGGCGCCGTCATCGCGCCGAGCAACTCGCGCACACCACCAGCCGGCCCGAGACTGCGACTCCACCCGCCGAGGAACGCCGCACGGCCAGGGCCGAGCCAGCCGAAGGCTACGGCGACGGCATCGACGCCCTGATGGACCGCCTGGACGGCCTCAACCGGGTGCTCGACGAGGAACGGCGCAGCGCCCAGGAGGCCGAGTCGCGTCGGCTTGCCGAGATCGAGGCGCGCATCGAGCGGGCCCTGAAGGCTGCACCCGTCCAGGAGGTCACCGACCGGCTCGGCGATATCGAGCGCCGGATGTCGCAGCTCGGCGAGCAGGTCGCCGCCACCCGCCAGCCGGGTCGCCGCGCACGTCCCGCTGCCGCCGACCTCCGCAACGCGATCCAGGATATCCGCCAGCGGCAGCGAGAGCTGTCGGACGAGGTCGTAACCGCGCCCGCGATCGAGGCCGCCTCGGATGGCGGCGTCGTCGCCAGCATGCGCCTGGACCTCGCCCGCCGGCTCGAAGCCCGAATCGAGGAGGTTGCCGCTCCCTCTGCGGCCCTGTCCGAGCTGCAGGACGAAACGGCGCGTCTGCGTGAGGCGATCAACCAGCTGGCCACGAGCCGTGATATCGGTGCGCTGGAGCAGGCAGTCGTCTCGCTGGCGAGCGGCATCGAGCGCGCCCAGGCCGGGACCGATCTCACTGCCATCGCCGTCCCGATCGAGCAGGTCCGGGCTCAGGTCGAACGCCTGGCCGAAGAGGTGGCCGAGAACGTTCACAGCCGCGTCGCCGAGGATGTGCGCCGCCTTGCCGAGCGCCTCGACACGATCGCCGCCACCGGCGCCGCGGATCCCGACGGGCCGACCCTCGCCGGACTGTTCGCCGAACTCGAGGAGATCCGCCGCCTGATCGGGACCCTTGCCGGTCCTGAGCGGATACAAAGTCTCGCGAACAGCCTGCAGGCCGTGAGCGCGCAGATCGCGCAGCTGCAGCGGGTTGGGGCCGGCCAGGACCTGCGTCCGCTGCTCGAGGAGATCCGCAGCGACGTGAAGATCGCCGCACCGGCGGCCCTGACCGAGCAGATCCAGGCGCTCGCCGGCAAGGTCGACCTCCTCTGTGCGCGGGACGACTGGTCCGAGCATGCCGGGGACGGCACGGCCGCCCGGTCCGGCGAGATGGCGTCCATCCACGCCATGCTGCGCAGCCTCGCCGAGAAGGTCGATCAGGTCGGCATCCGCTCGGAGCACGAAGGGCTCGATGCGCTCGAGAAGCAGGTGGTCTCCTTGGCCGGCCGGCTCGACGCACCGCGCGTCTCCGATCCGGCGCTCGCCAGCCTCGAGCATACGATGGGCGAGCTGCTGCGGCAGGTGACGGCCCTGCGCGAAGACGCGCCGAGCGAGGCTGCGGTGGAACGCGCCGCGCGAAGCGCCGTGGCCCAGACCCTCAAGGGCTCGGCGATGGGGATCGACAGCGGCGAGATCGGCTTGCTGCGGGCCAGCCTGGCGGACATGCAGGCGCGGCAGGTCACCTCGGATCAGCGCCTCGGCGCCACGCTGAACGGCGTGCAATCCGCGCTCGAGCGGCTGATCGACCGCCTCGGCCCGGTGGATGCGAGCGGCGTGCGGGCGCCATCTCTCGACGAGCGCCTGAAATCCTCGACCAGCCCGGAGGCGGCCCTGGCTCCCCTGGAGGCAAGGGCCTCTGTCCGGCAGGACGGCGCCGAGACCCTGCGGATCTCCGACGACCTCCTTGAGCCCGGCAGCGGGCGGCCCAACCGCGCGTCGCGTGCGGGCCGGGAGGCCGGTCCCCGCCGCTCCGTGACGGAGCGCGCCGCCGACCCGATCCGGGCCGGCGCGACCGAGACGGCTGCCTCCGAGACCGACATCAAGACCAGCTTCATCGCGGCGGCTCGCCGCGCCGCGCAAGCCGCTCAGGCGGAACTCGCTGCGGAAGCCCCGGCCGAACGCCGCGGGACGCGCGCCCAGGAGATCGTGCTCCCAGCCGAAGGAGCGGAAGACGGCCGCTTCGCGCGCCTGCGCGCCGAGATCGACCGCCGCCGCCGGCCGCTGCTGCTGGGCCTCGCCGCCATCGTGCTGGCCCTGGGCGCGCTTCAGGCGATCACCATGCGCGGCACGGACGAGCCGCGTCCGGCCGTCGCGAGCCAAGCTGCCTCGGTCCGTGAGGAGCCGGCCAAGGCGGCTGTGCCGGATGCCGGGCGCGACGAGACCAAGGAAGCGCCGAAGGACACCACCGCCGCGAAGGCGCCGATCAACGACCCGACGACCACCCAGGCCCTGCCGACCCCGCCTTCGGCCGAGGCGCGCCCGCCGGCTCCCAAGGCAGCGGTGCCGCAGATCTCCGGGATGAACAGCCTGCAGGCCGATCTCGGCAACCTGCCGCCGGCTCTCGCGAAGTTGAAGGGAGCCGCACTCGACGGCGACGGCGCGGCGATCTTCGATCTCGCCAGCCGAGAGGCCGACGGTCGCGGCATGCCCCGTGATCTCGCCGTTGCGGCCAAGCTCTACGAGAAGCTGGCCACGGCCGGCTACGCGCCGGCCCAGTACAAGCTCGGCGGTCAGTACGAGAAGGGATCCGGACTCGTCCGGGATCTCGACAAGGCAAAGCTGTGGTACGGCCGCGCCGCCGAGCAGGGACATGCCCGCTCGATGCACAATCTCGCGGTGCTCTACGCCGAAAATCCCGCCGCCAACGGCAAGCCGGATTTCGCCTCCGCCGCTTCGTGGTTCCGCCAGGGCGCCGAATTCGGCGTCCGGGACAGCCAGTACAATCTCGGCGTGCTGTACGCGCGGGGCCTCGGTCTGACGCAGGATCTGGCGCAGTCGTACGCGTGGTTCGCGGCGGCCGCGGCTCAAGGTGACGAGGACGCCGCCAAGAAGCGGGACGATGTCGCCAACAAGCTGAGTCCGGCCGACCTCGCGAAGGCGAAAAGCCTCGCGGCGGGCTTCAAGCCGCGAAAGATCGACGCGGCCGTCAACGAGCCGCCGGCCCCGAAGGCCGGCGCAGGCGCGCCGATGTCGCTCCTCGGCGCACCAGCGCCGAACACGGTGGCATTCTCCGCGCCGGCACGGCGGACCTAG
- a CDS encoding DUF3429 domain-containing protein gives MPHRNPVPISAIVLGVAGLIPFVGFAALAVSGTDGGLSSIGLAPRTILSAYGAVIASFLGGIRWGAAAARNAGNGDYIVAIVPSLVAWAAMAAPAPWDLRILGGLVLAWGLIDQDLPRRGLTPLWLGRLRLVLSGVAGAALLVAA, from the coding sequence ATGCCGCACCGGAACCCTGTCCCGATCAGCGCCATCGTTCTGGGTGTGGCCGGCCTCATCCCGTTTGTCGGATTCGCGGCCCTGGCGGTCTCCGGCACCGATGGCGGGTTGAGCAGCATCGGATTGGCGCCGCGCACCATCCTCTCCGCCTACGGGGCTGTGATCGCCTCCTTCCTGGGCGGCATCCGGTGGGGTGCCGCAGCCGCGCGCAATGCCGGGAACGGCGACTACATCGTGGCGATCGTCCCGTCCCTGGTGGCCTGGGCCGCCATGGCGGCGCCAGCGCCCTGGGACCTGCGCATCCTCGGCGGTCTGGTGCTGGCCTGGGGCCTCATCGATCAGGACCTGCCCCGCCGCGGCCTTACACCGCTCTGGCTGGGCCGGCTGCGGCTGGTTCTGTCCGGCGTCGCCGGCGCCGCGTTGCTGGTTGCCGCCTGA
- a CDS encoding NADP-dependent isocitrate dehydrogenase: MAKIKVANPVVELDGDEMTRIIWAEIKNKLIHPYLDVDLEYYDLGVEHRDATNDKVTVDAAEAIKRHGVGVKCATITPDEQRVQEFGLKEMWRSPNGTIRNILGGVIFREPIICKNVPRLVPGWTQPFVIGRHAYGDQYRATDFKVPGKGRLTIKFEGDDGTVIEKEVFKFPEAGVAMSMYNLDQSIIDFARASLNYGLARKYPVYLSTKNTILKAYDGRFKDLFQKVYEEEFEAKFKPLGITYEHRLIDDMVASCLKWSGGYVWACKNYDGDVQSDTAAQGFGSLGLMTSVLMTPDGQTVEAEAAHGTVTRHYREHQKGRETSTNSIASIFAWTRGLSHRAKLDGNDDLAKFSATLEKVCVDTVEAGFMTKDLALLVGPEQKWLSTTGFLDKVDQNLKTAMGA; this comes from the coding sequence ATGGCGAAGATCAAGGTAGCAAACCCCGTCGTCGAACTCGACGGCGACGAGATGACCCGGATCATCTGGGCCGAGATCAAGAACAAGCTCATTCACCCCTATCTCGATGTCGACCTCGAGTATTACGACCTCGGCGTCGAGCACCGCGACGCGACCAACGACAAGGTGACGGTCGATGCCGCCGAGGCGATCAAGCGCCACGGCGTCGGCGTGAAGTGCGCCACCATCACCCCCGACGAGCAACGGGTGCAGGAATTCGGCCTCAAGGAGATGTGGCGGTCGCCGAACGGCACGATCCGCAACATCCTGGGCGGCGTGATCTTCCGCGAGCCGATCATCTGCAAGAACGTGCCGCGCCTCGTCCCCGGCTGGACCCAGCCCTTCGTGATCGGCCGCCACGCCTACGGCGACCAATATCGCGCCACCGACTTCAAGGTGCCCGGCAAGGGCCGCCTGACCATCAAGTTCGAGGGTGACGACGGCACGGTCATCGAGAAGGAGGTCTTCAAGTTCCCGGAGGCCGGCGTCGCCATGTCGATGTACAACCTCGACCAGTCGATCATCGACTTCGCCCGCGCTTCGTTGAACTACGGGTTGGCGCGCAAGTACCCGGTCTACCTGTCGACCAAGAACACCATCCTCAAGGCCTATGACGGCCGGTTCAAGGACCTGTTCCAGAAGGTCTACGAGGAGGAGTTCGAGGCCAAATTCAAGCCGCTCGGCATCACCTACGAGCACCGCCTGATCGACGACATGGTCGCCTCGTGCCTGAAGTGGTCGGGCGGCTACGTCTGGGCATGCAAGAACTATGACGGCGACGTGCAGTCGGACACGGCCGCGCAGGGCTTCGGATCGCTCGGCCTGATGACTTCGGTGCTGATGACGCCGGACGGCCAGACCGTGGAGGCCGAAGCCGCCCACGGCACCGTCACCCGCCACTACCGCGAGCACCAGAAGGGCCGCGAGACCTCGACCAACTCGATCGCGTCGATCTTCGCCTGGACCCGCGGCCTGTCCCACCGCGCCAAGCTCGACGGCAACGACGATCTGGCGAAGTTCTCAGCCACCCTGGAGAAGGTCTGCGTCGACACGGTCGAGGCTGGCTTCATGACCAAGGATCTGGCGCTGCTGGTCGGGCCCGAGCAGAAGTGGCTGTCCACGACGGGCTTCCTCGACAAGGTCGACCAAAACCTGAAGACCGCCATGGGTGCGTGA
- a CDS encoding RNA methyltransferase, whose protein sequence is MTSRDSQEDAPRKATEIPPGVAPAVILVEPQLAENIGMTARAMANFGLSELRLVNPKNGWPKKGVREAASGATHVLDGATIFGSVAEAIADCRYVLATTARERGQMKRVFAPEEAMGELVARDGQRTAVMFGRERVGLTNDEVSLADAIITFPVSPDFPSLNLAQAVLLVGYTWRQASGRAQLPFSGELLSPPATREALIALFGSLEGALDEAGFYPPEKKEIIARNMRDMLHRMSLTEQDVRTFRGALRALTRKGG, encoded by the coding sequence ATGACGAGCCGCGATTCACAGGAAGACGCCCCGAGGAAGGCTACCGAGATCCCGCCTGGGGTCGCCCCGGCCGTCATCCTGGTGGAGCCGCAGCTCGCCGAGAATATCGGCATGACCGCCCGCGCCATGGCGAATTTCGGTCTTTCGGAACTGCGCCTCGTCAACCCGAAGAACGGCTGGCCCAAGAAGGGCGTCCGCGAGGCGGCCTCCGGCGCGACGCATGTCCTGGACGGCGCCACGATCTTCGGCAGCGTCGCCGAGGCCATCGCCGACTGCCGCTACGTCCTGGCAACCACGGCGCGCGAGCGCGGGCAGATGAAGCGGGTCTTCGCGCCCGAAGAGGCCATGGGCGAACTGGTGGCCCGCGACGGCCAGCGCACCGCGGTGATGTTCGGGCGCGAGCGGGTCGGGCTGACCAACGACGAGGTGTCGCTCGCCGACGCGATCATCACCTTTCCGGTGTCACCGGATTTTCCCTCGCTGAATCTCGCTCAGGCGGTACTGCTGGTCGGCTACACGTGGCGGCAGGCGAGCGGGCGGGCGCAGCTGCCCTTCTCGGGCGAGCTGCTCTCGCCGCCGGCGACCCGCGAGGCGCTGATCGCGCTGTTCGGAAGCCTAGAGGGCGCTTTGGACGAAGCCGGTTTCTACCCGCCGGAGAAGAAGGAGATCATCGCCCGAAACATGCGCGACATGCTCCACCGCATGAGCCTGACCGAGCAGGACGTGCGGACATTCCGCGGCGCGCTCCGGGCCTTGACGCGAAAGGGCGGCTGA
- the ccmA gene encoding heme ABC exporter ATP-binding protein CcmA, which produces MRLSVDDLACRRSGRRIFANLSFALGPGDALSVTGRNGAGKSSLLAILSGRLRPDAGRITVADVGEAGLQECLHTVGHRDGLKSSLTAGENLLFAQRLLGAPRLDPHAALERLGLSHAHDLPVAYLSAGQRRRVALARLLVCDRPLWLLDEPSAALDTASQAVLAELMDGHRAGGGLVIAATHQSLGLAGAAELRIDAAAVVPLADVLEEWA; this is translated from the coding sequence GTGCGGCTCAGCGTGGACGATCTGGCTTGCCGCCGCTCCGGGCGTCGCATCTTCGCCAACCTGTCCTTCGCCCTCGGACCGGGTGACGCCCTTTCGGTGACCGGGCGGAACGGCGCGGGCAAGTCGAGCCTGCTCGCCATCCTATCGGGCCGCCTTCGGCCCGATGCCGGGCGGATCACGGTCGCAGATGTCGGGGAGGCAGGCCTTCAGGAATGCCTGCACACGGTCGGCCACCGTGACGGGCTGAAATCTTCCCTGACGGCGGGGGAGAATCTCCTGTTCGCGCAGCGTCTCCTCGGTGCGCCGCGCCTCGACCCGCACGCCGCGCTGGAGCGCCTCGGCCTCAGCCATGCGCACGACCTGCCGGTGGCTTACCTCTCGGCCGGCCAGCGGCGGCGCGTGGCCCTCGCCAGGCTGCTGGTTTGCGACCGGCCGCTCTGGCTTCTGGACGAGCCGAGTGCGGCCTTGGATACGGCCTCGCAGGCGGTGCTCGCCGAGCTGATGGACGGACATCGGGCCGGCGGCGGCCTCGTGATCGCCGCCACCCACCAATCCCTCGGCCTGGCCGGCGCGGCCGAACTTCGCATCGACGCAGCCGCCGTGGTGCCACTGGCGGACGTGCTGGAGGAATGGGCGTGA
- the ccmB gene encoding heme exporter protein CcmB, which yields MGVIRACLALIARDLRLAGRVGGSGALSLVFFLMIVALVPFALGPDLNLLSRIGPAILWLAAVLATLIGLDRLFQADEEDGSLDLMTAAPVPLELVVLGKVTAHWLTTGLPLALAAPLFGLLVALDGTAMGATSLTLLAGTPALSFIGAVGAALTASIRRGGLILAVLVLPLMIPTLIFGVSAAQAASGGTVPFLVPLAVLAALTLIAAVVGTLAAAAALRWPE from the coding sequence ATGGGCGTGATTCGGGCTTGCCTCGCCCTCATCGCCCGCGACCTGCGACTCGCCGGCCGCGTCGGCGGCTCGGGCGCCCTGTCGCTGGTCTTCTTCCTGATGATCGTCGCGCTGGTGCCCTTCGCCCTCGGGCCCGACCTCAACCTGCTGTCGCGGATCGGCCCGGCGATCCTGTGGCTCGCCGCGGTGCTGGCGACGCTGATCGGGCTCGACCGCCTGTTCCAGGCCGACGAGGAAGACGGCTCCCTCGACTTGATGACCGCCGCGCCGGTGCCGCTCGAACTCGTGGTGCTCGGCAAGGTGACGGCGCACTGGCTGACCACCGGCCTGCCGCTCGCCCTCGCCGCGCCGCTCTTCGGTCTCCTGGTCGCCCTCGACGGCACCGCCATGGGTGCGACGTCCCTGACGCTTCTGGCCGGCACGCCGGCGCTGAGCTTCATCGGCGCGGTGGGCGCGGCGCTGACCGCCTCCATTCGCCGGGGCGGCCTGATCCTAGCCGTGCTGGTCCTGCCGCTGATGATCCCGACTCTGATCTTCGGCGTCTCGGCCGCGCAGGCGGCGAGCGGCGGGACGGTGCCGTTCCTCGTGCCCCTGGCCGTGCTGGCCGCGCTGACGCTGATCGCCGCCGTGGTCGGAACGCTGGCGGCGGCGGCGGCTTTGCGGTGGCCGGAGTGA
- the rpsT gene encoding 30S ribosomal protein S20, with protein MANTASAKKMTRKIAKRTAINRSRRSRMRTFVRKVEEAIATGNQQDALAALRAAEPEMMRAAQHGIVHKNNASRKVSRLAARVKALAA; from the coding sequence ATGGCCAACACCGCTTCGGCCAAGAAGATGACCCGCAAGATCGCCAAGCGCACGGCGATCAACCGCTCGCGCCGCTCGCGCATGCGCACCTTCGTCCGCAAGGTCGAAGAGGCCATCGCCACGGGCAACCAGCAGGATGCGCTGGCCGCTCTCCGCGCCGCCGAGCCCGAGATGATGCGCGCCGCGCAGCACGGCATCGTTCACAAGAACAATGCCTCGCGGAAGGTCTCGCGCCTCGCCGCCCGGGTGAAGGCGCTCGCCGCCTAA